Below is a genomic region from Thermomicrobiales bacterium.
ACCAGGATGCCGCGATCGGTCTCGAAGAGATCGATTGCCACCACGCCACCGCCGACCGCCCGCGCCGCGGCGCGCGAGACCTCGTCGATCTCCGGCGTGATCGGGCAATTCGAGGCCTCTCCGCCGCGCGCGGTGTTTGTGATCCAGTGCTTGGACGCACGATAGATTCCGCAGATCGTTTCGTCACCAACGACAAACGTCCGGATATCCCGTCCCGGCTTGTTCACGTACTCCTGCACGTAGAACGCGCCGTGGTGAAACGACCCGAGCGTGACCTTGTGCTCCAGCAGCGCCTCCGCGGCATCACGGTCATTGACCTTGGCCAGCAAGCGCCCCCACGAGCCGACCGCCGGTTTGAGGACGACAGGGTATCCCATCGTTTCGATGGCTTCCAGCGCCGACTCCGGGGTGAACGCGATGATGGTGCGGGGGGAGGGGACTCGATGGCGCATCAGCGCCGCGGTCGTCAACAGCTTGTCGCCGCAGGTGTTGGCCACGTCATAGGTGTTGACGGTCGGAATACCCCAGTCGTTGTAGACGCGCAGCGCATACAGCGCCCGCAGGTGATTGACCGCGCGTTCCAGGACCACATCGGTTTGGAGGTTCGGATGATCGATGTCCAGCGTGATCTCGCGGTCGTCGATTCGATTGATCGCGACACCGCGTTTCTCCAGCTCGGTGAGCAGGAGCTTTTCTTCCACCCGGACCCGGGACATCAAGACGGTTACATTGAGCGGTGTACCCACGATTCGACCTCCGTCGAAAAATGCACGAAGCCCAACGTCCAAAGGACGGAGGGCTTCACTCCGTGGTACCACCTTTGTTCGCCGTCCTCGTTTCCCGGACGACCTCATCAGCCCAACCGATCGTCGCAACCTGCCAACGGCGCTGGCACGGCTGAGAACATCCTGATCGGACTGAGCTCGCTAACGGGAGCGCCCGGCCGGTTCTACTGGGGAGCCATCGCTCCGCTTCTTCCGGCGGCTCTGGGGTCTTGTCCTGTGGGCCGACTATCCGCGGGATTCACACCAGCTACCCGCTCTCTGCTGCTTCGGACCCAATGGGATCTCCCCGTCGAAGCCAATGTATTGAGCTTAAGAATGCGTGGGCGTTCTGTCAATCTCCCGCGGTGGTGACTGTTTCCAAACGCCGGATCGCCGATGCCCGCGCGATGCGCACGGCCTCCTCGACGATCTCCCCGGCGATGTCCACGTCTGTGGTGGTCATCAGGCCATGAAACTCGCCTCCGGTGTTGACCTCCAACACCGTGTAACCATCGTAGGTCTCGATCAGATCGACCCCTGCGAGGCGAGCGCCGACCGATTCGCACGCATGTAGCACGATCTCTTCGATCTGTGGCGTAATCGGGCACTTGCTTGACGACGCGCCACGCGCCGTATTGGTTATCCAATGATCGGCCGAGCGATAGCTTGCGGCAAGCACCCGGTCGCCCACGACGAAAACCCGAATGTCGCGGCCTGGCTTCTCCTGATATTCCTGCACATAGAAGAGCGCGTGCTGATACGAACCAAGCGTGACCTTTTGTTCGAGCAACGCTTTCGCCTGTTGCGGCCCATTCACTTTCGCGAGCAAGCGACCCCAGGAGCCAGTCACTGGCTTGAGTACAGCCGGATAGCCGAGCATCTCGCAGGCTTCGAGCGCGGACTCGATCGAGAAGGCGAGCAATGTGCGCGGCGTCGGCACTCCTGCTGCTCCCAGTGCCACGCTGCAGAGCGCCTTGTCGTCACAGATCTGTACTGCTGCGGTGTGATTCAACGTTGGGATTCCCCAGGATTCGAGCGCTTTCAGTGTATAGAGCGCTCGTGAGTGCGCCACGCTCCGGTCGAGCACGACATCGTAGGGGAAGCTCTGGTTGGCGTCTCGCTCGAGATTTGAGAGATCGAGCACGATCTTCCGGTCGAACACCGGTGTGATGTCGATCCCCTTGGCGCGCGCCGATCCGAAGATGGCCTTTTCGTCCGTGCGCAGGTGGGAGACGAGCACCCCCAGGCGTACATCGGCATCGTTCGTCAGCGGGTCGTTGATGAAATGATCGATCGTCATAGCTCGTTCAGCACCGATGTCAGGACGCGAACCGCGCGCAGATAGTCATCGAGATCGATGCGTTCTTCCGGCGTGTGATCGAGTGAAGCGTCACCCGGTCCATAGGCCACGATAGGGCATTGCCAGACCGGCCCGACGACTGTCATGTCCGCCGTGCCCAGCTTTCGGGTGAACCGTGGATTGCCTCCCTGTGCGCGGATCGCGCGAAGGAATGGCGGCGTCATCGGATTCTTCTTGTCGGTCGAATAGCCTTCCTGAACTCCGTGCAGCTCGATCTCTCCTGCATCGCGGATCGATTCGATGATTTCCAGCACCTGTTTGGAAGACACCGATGGCGGAATGCGAATGCCGATCGACATTTCGACCGTGTCGTACAACCCGTCGGAGAACGTGTTGATCGAACGGAGCGACGTTCCGATCGCGTGATACCCCTCGGCGTCACCATTGATCTGCTGAAGTTCGGAGAGCAGCGTGTTCCAGAAGAGCACGCCCAGTTCACCGACCGTCTCGCCCGGACCGGCGGTGTGCCGCCCAGCCTGTTTCAGGCGATAGGTGAACGAAACGGTGCCCCGGTATCCGAGGCAGACCGCGTCCCAACTGCTCGGTTCGCCGATGATGCAGTAATCAGGAGCTGGCCATGTGGCCGCTTCGTGCGCTCCGGGCGAGCCAATCGACTCTTCTCCGACTGCTCCAACGACCGTGATGGTGGCGTTGATGCCGGTCGCCTCCGCTGCCGCGGCGACAAAAGTTGCCAACGGCCCCTTTGCATCGCACGAGCCTCGGCCATGCAAGACGCCGTCTTCCACGCGCACGGGGATGTCCCCCGGAACAGTATCGATGTGCCCAAGCAGCACGATCCTG
It encodes:
- a CDS encoding [LysW]-lysine hydrolase — encoded protein: MHVDLLHGLVAIPSLSGEEGPAVNYLVAEMKARGFDEAYVDRAGNAVGVKGNGPTRIVLLGHIDTVPGDIPVRVEDGVLHGRGSCDAKGPLATFVAAAAEATGINATITVVGAVGEESIGSPGAHEAATWPAPDYCIIGEPSSWDAVCLGYRGTVSFTYRLKQAGRHTAGPGETVGELGVLFWNTLLSELQQINGDAEGYHAIGTSLRSINTFSDGLYDTVEMSIGIRIPPSVSSKQVLEIIESIRDAGEIELHGVQEGYSTDKKNPMTPPFLRAIRAQGGNPRFTRKLGTADMTVVGPVWQCPIVAYGPGDASLDHTPEERIDLDDYLRAVRVLTSVLNEL
- the lysX gene encoding lysine biosynthesis protein LysX translates to MTIDHFINDPLTNDADVRLGVLVSHLRTDEKAIFGSARAKGIDITPVFDRKIVLDLSNLERDANQSFPYDVVLDRSVAHSRALYTLKALESWGIPTLNHTAAVQICDDKALCSVALGAAGVPTPRTLLAFSIESALEACEMLGYPAVLKPVTGSWGRLLAKVNGPQQAKALLEQKVTLGSYQHALFYVQEYQEKPGRDIRVFVVGDRVLAASYRSADHWITNTARGASSSKCPITPQIEEIVLHACESVGARLAGVDLIETYDGYTVLEVNTGGEFHGLMTTTDVDIAGEIVEEAVRIARASAIRRLETVTTAGD
- the lysX gene encoding lysine biosynthesis protein LysX; amino-acid sequence: MGTPLNVTVLMSRVRVEEKLLLTELEKRGVAINRIDDREITLDIDHPNLQTDVVLERAVNHLRALYALRVYNDWGIPTVNTYDVANTCGDKLLTTAALMRHRVPSPRTIIAFTPESALEAIETMGYPVVLKPAVGSWGRLLAKVNDRDAAEALLEHKVTLGSFHHGAFYVQEYVNKPGRDIRTFVVGDETICGIYRASKHWITNTARGGEASNCPITPEIDEVSRAAARAVGGGVVAIDLFETDRGILVNEVNYTMEFRNSIDTTGVNIPAKIVDYVISVGEAGRARAESNGRVRAMA